CGCTGAATTTGTTGCGTCGCAATCCGAATGGAGACGCGGTCGTCTATTTCTACGTCATCGACGAGGAAGGCCGGCTGCGGGGCGTCGTACCGACCAGACGGCTGATCCTCAGCCCTCCGGACGCCCCGGTGACGGACATCATGCTCAAGGACCCGATCGCCGTATCCGAATCGGCGACCGTTCGGGAAGCCTGCGAGCTTTTCCTCCGGTACCGCCTCCTGGCGTTCCCAGTCGTGGACGAGGAGCAACGGCTCCGCGGCGTCGTGGACGTCGACCTTTACACCCGCGAGTTGGAACGGCCGGAAGGTCCGACAGTGGTCGGCCGGCTGGTGCAGCCGTTCGTCCGGTTCATGCACATCGAGTCGTCCGGCGGGCTCGTGCTGCTGGCCGCCACGGCGATCGCGCTCGCCCTGGCGAACTCCCCCTTTGCGGAACGCGTTCATGAGTTCTGGGAAACACCGGCCGGGGTGACGTTCGGAAGCTTCGAACTCATCGAGCCGCTGCTGCATTGGGTCAACGACGGCCTGATGACCCTCTTCTTCTTCGTCGTTGGGCTGGAGATCAAGCGCGAGCTTGTCTCCGGGGAGTTAGCCGATCCAAGGAAGGCCCTGCTGCCGATCGTCGCCGCCTTCGGAGGTATGGTCGTACCGGCGCTCGTCTATTCGATCGTGCTCTGGGGACGGTCCGGGAGGGAGGGATGGGGCGTGCCGATGGCCACGGACATTGCGTTCGTGGTCGGCTTTCTGACGCTGCTCGGCCCGCGCGTCCCGAACGGCCTGAAAGTCATGCTCCTGAGCCTGGCCATCGCCGACGACATCGGTGCCGTGCTCGTTATCGCGGCCGCCTACAGTGGGCCGATCGCCCGCGAGCCCATCGCCCTGGCCGGCGCGGGGTTCCTGCTGATCCTCCTCCTGCGATGGCTGGGGGCGCGGAACGTCGTGACTTACACCGTCGTTGGGGTAGGGATCTGGTACGCCGTCCTGAAATCGGGCGTCCATCCGACCGTGGCGGGAGTTGTGCTCGGCCTGCTGACGCCGGCTCGCCCGCTGATGAACCGAGGCGTCCTCATCGACGCCGTCGGCGATCTTTACAACCGTATCCGCGGCATCAAGGAAGGGGAGCCGCAGGAAGCCCCCGAAGTATCGTCCC
The sequence above is a segment of the Paludisphaera rhizosphaerae genome. Coding sequences within it:
- the nhaA gene encoding Na+/H+ antiporter NhaA; translation: MPPQQSADASQPVSNRMRKDFTSILLGQTVEQALNLLRRNPNGDAVVYFYVIDEEGRLRGVVPTRRLILSPPDAPVTDIMLKDPIAVSESATVREACELFLRYRLLAFPVVDEEQRLRGVVDVDLYTRELERPEGPTVVGRLVQPFVRFMHIESSGGLVLLAATAIALALANSPFAERVHEFWETPAGVTFGSFELIEPLLHWVNDGLMTLFFFVVGLEIKRELVSGELADPRKALLPIVAAFGGMVVPALVYSIVLWGRSGREGWGVPMATDIAFVVGFLTLLGPRVPNGLKVMLLSLAIADDIGAVLVIAAAYSGPIAREPIALAGAGFLLILLLRWLGARNVVTYTVVGVGIWYAVLKSGVHPTVAGVVLGLLTPARPLMNRGVLIDAVGDLYNRIRGIKEGEPQEAPEVSSPAERLEHALHPWVAFVIMPVFALANAGVSAEPSALTTPVALAVAAGLAIGKPIGIVLFSWLSVRIGLTRLPLGVDWRMMIGAGCLGGIGFTMSFFIAGLALQGELLDDAKIGILVGSGLSAMLGCLLLIRALQRSGGDSGSLHREAPVGPSEAVASGV